In Methanoregula sp., a single window of DNA contains:
- a CDS encoding ATP-dependent helicase, with protein MSDTKQDLFFKISDVLCDNNQKKSSEECYSLHLSTNSPCNDYGKCRIWDKTLEQLQYVEYDLEKNSFLKACPGSGKTEVVGLKSAYEFKKWTKKTNGIAVLTYTNKATDVITDRVQQFAGSSGISHPHFIGTIDSWMHRFILNPFAHIVTNYSGNEDDQSIHLIDKSSAAGFLKNKKFSTQCSCFDTGCIQANEFYFLDKKCDEIVFSSGNFQVDAKRKKSIVNRSLKTELQQIKTEFWKSGFVTHQDVDIICYKILNDNPEICKLISNRFTIIIIDECQDLSSIKLDIFRLLKNRGSTFHLVGDLHQSIFSYNNADFTKIIQFSEEEKFTIIPLTKNFRSVQSIVNTCCKLVKNEETILGSDNIPNKNHCLIFSYQKEKIHEIPKKFSDYLVVNEYDVEKSAILIRNKSNKNSLMGRTITQKIIFSKLAPTAIYLWSFEDIEFKKESLTYFGFFLSKFLFPNEKRNYRNFYGPIDVPNHQWRLFLANLLNRCSQQGSLADFTQIWTDWRVKFNESFPVIFEDIRSQYEWLASETITENNMIKTSPPGNKNSPVIETINDIKHQIDKTIELSTIHSAKGKTFDSILLVSSYQSSGERDTGSGYWQHWLDIDNANGESARFAYVASSRPKFLLAWAISEKDYEDPSKIDQLKNYGFVPAGSLGINEGSTNQGQLKLEDWF; from the coding sequence ATGTCTGATACGAAGCAGGACCTATTTTTTAAAATTTCTGATGTCTTATGCGACAATAATCAGAAAAAATCATCCGAAGAATGCTATTCATTGCATCTTTCGACAAATTCTCCGTGTAATGATTATGGAAAATGTCGGATATGGGACAAAACTCTTGAACAATTACAATATGTCGAATATGATTTGGAAAAAAATAGTTTTTTAAAAGCGTGTCCTGGGAGCGGTAAAACCGAAGTCGTAGGTCTAAAATCAGCCTATGAATTTAAAAAGTGGACCAAAAAAACAAACGGGATTGCTGTTCTAACATACACAAACAAAGCCACTGATGTAATTACTGACAGAGTTCAACAATTCGCAGGGTCATCGGGAATTTCACACCCACATTTCATTGGTACAATAGATAGTTGGATGCACAGATTCATTCTTAATCCATTTGCCCATATAGTGACCAATTATTCTGGAAATGAGGATGATCAAAGCATTCATTTGATTGACAAATCCAGTGCTGCAGGATTCTTGAAAAATAAAAAATTTTCAACACAATGCTCCTGTTTTGATACAGGATGCATCCAAGCAAATGAATTTTATTTTTTAGACAAAAAATGTGATGAAATAGTTTTTTCTTCAGGAAATTTTCAAGTCGATGCTAAAAGAAAAAAAAGTATTGTTAATAGATCTCTGAAAACCGAATTACAACAGATCAAGACAGAATTTTGGAAATCGGGTTTTGTTACACACCAAGATGTGGATATTATTTGCTATAAAATTCTGAATGATAATCCCGAAATATGTAAATTAATATCAAATCGATTTACCATCATCATTATTGATGAGTGTCAAGATTTATCCTCTATTAAACTTGATATCTTTCGTTTATTAAAAAATAGGGGTTCAACATTTCACTTAGTCGGCGACCTTCATCAATCTATTTTTTCCTATAACAATGCGGATTTCACAAAAATTATTCAATTTTCTGAAGAGGAAAAATTTACTATTATCCCATTAACAAAAAACTTTAGAAGCGTTCAATCGATTGTGAATACCTGTTGTAAACTTGTGAAAAACGAGGAAACAATACTTGGATCTGATAATATTCCAAATAAGAATCACTGTCTCATTTTTAGTTATCAAAAAGAAAAGATACATGAGATACCTAAAAAATTTTCTGATTACCTAGTTGTAAACGAATATGATGTAGAAAAATCAGCCATCCTGATAAGAAATAAGTCTAACAAGAATTCATTGATGGGAAGGACAATAACACAAAAAATTATTTTTTCCAAACTAGCACCGACTGCGATATATCTGTGGTCATTCGAAGACATAGAATTCAAAAAAGAATCGCTAACTTATTTTGGATTTTTCTTATCAAAATTTTTATTTCCTAATGAAAAGCGAAACTACAGAAATTTTTATGGCCCAATTGATGTTCCAAATCATCAATGGAGATTATTTCTTGCGAATCTGCTTAACCGTTGCAGCCAACAAGGATCATTAGCCGATTTTACTCAAATTTGGACAGACTGGAGGGTAAAATTTAACGAGAGTTTCCCTGTAATATTTGAGGATATTCGATCTCAATATGAATGGCTTGCATCAGAAACAATTACTGAAAATAATATGATAAAAACCTCACCACCAGGAAATAAAAATTCTCCGGTTATTGAGACAATAAATGACATTAAACACCAAATTGATAAAACAATTGAATTATCAACGATTCATTCAGCTAAAGGAAAAACATTTGATTCAATTTTACTCGTGTCCTCATATCAATCATCTGGCGAAAGAGATACTGGTAGTGGATATTGGCAACATTGGTTAGACATTGATAATGCTAATGGCGAATCAGCACGTTTTGCTTATGTCGCAAGTTCACGTCCAAAATTCTTATTAGCATGGGCAATTTCTGAAAAAGATTATGAAGATCCATCCAAAATTGACCAACTTAAGAATTATGGATTCGTCCCTGCTGGTTCTTTGGGCATAAACGAAGGCTCAACTAATCAAGGGCAACTCAAATTGGAAGATTGGTTTTAA
- a CDS encoding AAA family ATPase has product MFLKKISISGYKNFNENFEISFSSGLNVLVGENGVGKSSIIDSIRLLLTEDEYGRYGISERDFHRPFAKDAIASKKIKIVAHFEDLSEHEQIAFLPWRDDEKKARLSLIIEDTQNNRGRYNRKMWGGVSQSTPYEKELVDLINCIYLPPLRDAEAKLREGRGSRLARLILNLNKDETSKVGLEKKVNAFYSDIAGDKNETIYKANELIKKSLEEAIGSVFGQDTRIQFSETNFNRIVENLRLFFFPKIIPEGQEETYRSLEENSLGYNNLIYLATVLAELKYIKEIGADQQDFLKILLIEEPEAHLHPQLQIKLLKYLQNETQNSTIQIIVTTHSAVLASAASIDSVIHLALGENRITIPTHLKDCGLSISNKAFLTRWLDVTKSTLLFSKGVILVEGIAEAMVIPEIAKIVIRDYNQRKHQNFPKTLEEQGISVINMNGIFFNHFMQLFCDLNNQTPPPVSIPLKCAGITDNDPDSALKPTKTSPAKGENSALKLIEPIDRSANCRLYRNLKTFEYDLAIEGKNLEPMCECFLKILDTDGSVRKTFETYVRTDWTIASEAIRTDAAFDLLNRVKDNKGIFAQVLAEYLSSDENVKFEVPEYIQNAIYWVCEMENV; this is encoded by the coding sequence ATGTTTCTAAAAAAAATCTCAATCTCTGGTTATAAAAATTTTAATGAAAATTTTGAGATCTCTTTTTCTTCCGGTCTAAACGTTCTTGTTGGAGAGAACGGAGTTGGAAAAAGTTCGATTATCGATTCCATTCGATTATTATTAACTGAAGATGAATATGGTCGCTATGGAATTTCTGAAAGAGATTTTCATAGACCATTTGCCAAAGATGCAATAGCCTCAAAAAAAATAAAAATTGTGGCCCATTTTGAAGATTTATCAGAACATGAGCAAATTGCATTTTTACCATGGAGAGATGATGAAAAGAAAGCTCGGCTTTCTCTGATAATTGAAGACACTCAAAACAACCGTGGACGATATAATCGAAAGATGTGGGGCGGAGTTTCCCAGAGTACTCCTTATGAAAAAGAATTAGTTGATTTGATTAATTGCATTTACCTACCACCATTACGAGATGCTGAGGCAAAACTACGTGAAGGTCGAGGTTCACGGTTAGCACGTTTAATTTTAAACCTAAATAAAGATGAAACTAGCAAAGTAGGATTAGAAAAAAAAGTGAATGCATTTTATAGTGATATTGCTGGCGATAAAAACGAGACGATATACAAAGCAAATGAATTAATTAAAAAGAGTCTTGAAGAGGCAATCGGATCGGTATTTGGGCAGGATACACGAATACAATTTTCAGAAACAAACTTTAACAGAATTGTTGAAAATTTAAGATTGTTTTTCTTTCCCAAAATTATTCCAGAAGGCCAAGAAGAGACTTATCGAAGTCTTGAAGAAAATAGTTTAGGATACAATAACCTAATTTATCTCGCGACAGTACTTGCAGAATTAAAATATATAAAAGAAATCGGTGCTGATCAACAAGATTTTTTGAAAATATTACTTATCGAAGAACCGGAAGCTCATCTACACCCACAACTTCAGATAAAACTTCTAAAATATCTTCAGAACGAAACCCAAAATTCAACCATCCAAATAATTGTTACAACTCATTCAGCAGTTCTTGCGTCTGCGGCATCAATTGATTCCGTTATTCATCTTGCTTTAGGAGAAAACCGAATTACAATTCCAACACATCTGAAAGATTGTGGATTATCAATTTCCAATAAGGCATTTCTTACACGGTGGCTGGATGTAACTAAATCAACATTACTTTTTTCAAAGGGAGTGATTTTAGTTGAAGGGATTGCTGAAGCGATGGTCATACCAGAAATTGCAAAAATTGTAATTAGAGATTACAATCAAAGGAAACACCAAAATTTTCCAAAAACACTCGAAGAACAAGGGATATCTGTCATCAATATGAATGGGATTTTTTTCAATCATTTTATGCAATTATTTTGTGATCTAAACAATCAAACTCCGCCACCGGTATCAATCCCTCTAAAGTGTGCAGGTATTACTGACAATGATCCAGATTCTGCATTAAAACCCACAAAGACTTCTCCCGCCAAAGGAGAAAATTCTGCGTTGAAATTGATTGAACCTATTGATCGTTCGGCGAATTGTCGTCTTTATCGCAATTTAAAAACATTTGAATATGATTTAGCGATTGAGGGAAAAAATTTGGAACCCATGTGTGAATGTTTTTTAAAAATTTTAGATACCGATGGTTCTGTTCGAAAAACCTTTGAGACATATGTCCGTACTGATTGGACTATTGCGAGCGAGGCAATAAGAACTGATGCCGCATTTGATTTACTTAATAGAGTTAAGGATAACAAAGGGATATTTGCTCAAGTACTTGCGGAATATCTATCGTCAGATGAGAATGTAAAATTTGAAGTTCCAGAATACATCCAAAACGCAATTTATTGGGTATGTGAGATGGAAAATGTCTGA